A window of Komagataella phaffii GS115 chromosome 1, complete sequence contains these coding sequences:
- a CDS encoding Ubiquitin isopeptidase, whose translation MTCQSVEELDAIVESKLREVDNKVSNGNVDFIKQYLIQAMNYYDKYRSEIKKIGPTEKNPKYYCFQEAAYVNYKASQALLRERIPKLPGFGGYKSAYSKIYRELIEMVEGQEHEIAQIKSGLRKNFCDDTLVLRLRSLKSPSATQPKSLPDSTPTSQFKPKPSKPFSITINEEYISVDQLSRLLKTNPNDILLIDLRSRQEYDVYHIEDGSGVDMSICIEPMSIRNGYTAEDLYQLSMAVNPDYERRLFKNRSQYELLVCYGNYDNEATVQMFMTIMNKDTSLKRRSVYLKSGIKGWNQDLSFQDSKPNGYLTSTTDYFSNTPKHTITPKSSKSSSKPTLKTTVNSGPAHTVGINNLGNTCYMNCILQCLLESDKFVSFFLQGDYKKHININSRLGSRGILATGFHLLVLLISRSSGKTVTPSSFAKDVSTVNKNFKLGEQQDCFEFLDFLLDSLHEDLNECGNEPPIAELTPEEEKLREALPIRIASTIEWERYLKNNFSIVEDVFQGQYFSRLECTVCKSTSTTYNSFSSLSLPIPLDRQNVTLDDCFQAFCSVEELNGDDRWHCPSCKKKQVAFKKLGISRLPSVLIVHFKRFQVKWETGHIIKIDKFISYPFKLSMDKYWPKAQSEEELRNLEKLPSRNQNPPFNYRLTGVANHFGTRTSSGHYTSYVQKGGQWYYFDDSAVTSNVDRHKIVNGNAYVLFYRRS comes from the coding sequence ATGACCTGCCAAAGTGTAGAAGAGCTGGATGCTATTGTTGAATCAAAGCTTAGGGAGGTTGATAATAAAGTTTCGAACGGAAATGTTGACTTCATCAAACAATATCTGATTCAGGCGATGAACTATTATGACAAGTATAGatctgaaatcaaaaaaattggacCCACAGAAAAGAACCCTAAATACTATTGTTTTCAAGAGGCAGCGTATGTTAACTACAAAGCTTCCCAAGCTTTACTAAGAGAGAGAATACCCAAGCTGCCTGGCTTTGGAGGATATAAATCTGCGTATTCAAAAATCTATCGTGAACTGATAGAAATGGTAGAGGGGCAAGAACATGAGATTGCCCAGATAAAAAGCGGCTTAAGGAAAAACTTTTGTGATGATACATTAGTTCTTCGACTGAGAAGTTTAAAATCACCATCTGCTACTCAGCCCAAAAGTTTACCGGATTCTACACCCACTTCACAATTTAAACCAAAACCTTCAAAGCCTTTTAGTATCACAATCAATGAGGAATACATTTCGGTTGACCAATTGTCACGCCTTCTTAAAACGAACCCGAATGACATACTCCTCATTGATCTACGGTCTCGTCAAGAGTACGACGTGTATCACATTGAAGATGGCTCCGGGGTGGACATGTCAATATGTATAGAACCAATGAGTATCAGAAACGGATACACAGCAGAGGATCTTTATCAACTTTCAATGGCCGTCAATCCAGATTATGAAAGGAGATTGTTCAAGAATCGGTCTCAGTATGAACTGTTGGTATGTTATGGTAATTATGACAACGAGGCTACTGTTCAAATGTTCATGACTATCATGAATAAAGATACTTCCCTCAAGAGGCGGAGCGTCTATTTGAAATCCGGAATTAAGGGCTGGAATCAGGATCTgagttttcaagattcGAAACCGAATGGGTACTTAACTAGTACGACTGACTACTTCAGTAACACTCCGAAACACACAATTACGcccaaatcatcaaaatcaagttcaaaacCTACTTTAAAAACTACTGTCAACTCTGGGCCTGCCCACACTGTTGGGATCAATAATCTAGGAAATACATGTTACATGAATTGCATACTTCAATGCCTATTAGAAAGTGATAagtttgtttcattttttttaCAAGGCGATTATAAGAAACATATCAATATTAATAGCCGATTAGGCTCGAGAGGTATATTGGCTACAGGATTTCATTTGTTAGTGCTATTAATATCCAGATCATCTGGTAAAACAGTGACTCCTTCTTCATTTGCCAAAGATGTTTCAACAGTGAATAAGAATTTTAAGTTAGGAGAGCAACAGGAttgttttgaatttttAGATTTTCTCCTGGATAGTTTACATGAAGACCTGAATGAATGTGGGAATGAACCACCAATCGCAGAACTCACAcctgaagaggaaaagcTTAGGGAAGCTTTACCTATCAGGATTGCTTCGACCATTGAATGGGAAAGGTATTTAAAAAACAATTTTAGCATAGTAGAAGATGTGTTTCAAGGGCAGTACTTCTCCAGATTGGAATGTACAGTCTGTAAAAGCACTTCAACTACTTATAACTCATTCAGTTCACTGTCCTTGCCAATCCCATTAGATCGACAAAATGTCACACTAGATGACTGTTTCCAGGCTTTTTGTTCTGTAGAAGAATTGAACGGAGATGACAGATGGCATTGTCCAAGCTGTAAAAAAAAGCAGGTCGCTTTTAAGAAACTTGGTATCTCTAGACTACCAAGTGTTCTGATCGTTCACTTTAAAAGGTTTCAGGTCAAGTGGGAAACAGGTCATATAATCAAGATAGACAAGTTTATCAGTTATCCGTTCAAGCTATCAATGGACAAATATTGGCCCAAAGCTcaatcagaagaagaactaaGAAACTTGGAGAAGCTACCATCGAGAAATCAGAATCCCCCTTTCAATTATCGATTGACAGGGGTGGCTAATCATTTTGGGACCAGAACATCATCTGGTCACTACACATCATATGTTCAAAAAGGTGGCCAATGGTATTACTTTGACGATAGTGCTGTGACTAGCAATGTTGATCGTCATAAAATCGTAAATGGGAACGCCTATGTTTTATTTTATCGACGTAGTTAG